From Aspergillus chevalieri M1 DNA, chromosome 4, nearly complete sequence, a single genomic window includes:
- a CDS encoding MFS transporter (COG:U;~EggNog:ENOG410QE2V;~InterPro:IPR020846,IPR011701,IPR036259;~PFAM:PF07690;~TransMembrane:14 (i132-152o172-192i199-219o225-250i262-284o290-310i330-348o360-379i400-421o433-452i464-483o489-515i527-549o569-588i);~go_function: GO:0022857 - transmembrane transporter activity [Evidence IEA];~go_process: GO:0055085 - transmembrane transport [Evidence IEA]) yields the protein MAHICRPLQFPPHILGLYKDCSVWRKVFTIRFQLDNIAVKMEKIVENPDKFEVVERPSQALYKQPTKTVADIEGYQLHKLNQKANRSQNQDHKGEPLETNAQTMSRGLPPPPSPPRQSQGVPPELRSLTAEVILILVCSAGLIFFSLLLGGVTVPQGQLKEALGISNSEIPWLVGAFNVANGLSVIVSGSLMDLTPPKSLMVGAFAWLTIWNVIGVFSIRPKTMVLFFIVRAMQGLAVGVLVSGSMSILGRVYKPGLRKNRVFSAMAATAPLGFWLGAIQGGALQAHLKWIFASNAMLSALCCVAAVFTIPPLRPVADMVGEEAPTIWQFDLLGAVVAIPGCICLLFGLTQGSVTKWSPYTYALVIVGICLLVLFFFVIERRATRPLIPHCLWRIRGFTPLMLAYFLGFGSYVGAWQFYAVQFWLHIQRTTPLITALYLLPNAIMGVLATWVVSKTLHRIPGHYIYAASMLAFALGPIFFLPQKSETTYWALSFPGVLLVTFGPDSAFAAASIFITSNVLRSYQGSAGSLLVTVQNLSSAIMTSVADAVGTSVNMETSGEIGLKGLRAIWWFGLAAEIVGGLITIAFVRIPREEEKEHVT from the exons ATGGCCCACATTTGTAGGCCTTTACAGTTTCCCCCTCACATTCTTGGGCTATATAAGGACTGCAGTGTCTGGCGGAAAGTATTCACGATCAGATTCCAGCTTGATAACATAGCAGTCAAAATGGAGAAGATCGTTGAGAACCCTGATAA ATTTGAGGTTGTCGAGAGACCGAGTCAGGCTCTCTATAAACAGCCAACGAAGACAGTCGCCGACATAGAAGGATATCAGCTTCACAAATTAAACCAGAAGGCGAACCGGAGTCAGAACCAAGACCACAAGGGAGAGCCCCTCGAAACCAATGCTCAGACGATGTCGCGCGGCTTGCCTCCTCCGCCATCTCCCCCAAGACAATCGCAAGGTGTTCCCCCAGAACTGCGCAGTCTCACGGCAGAAGTGATCCTCATTCTCGTGTGCTCTGCTGGCCTCATATTCTTCTCATTGCTCCTGGGTGGCGTGACGGTCCCGCAGGGACAACTCAAAGAAGCACTAGGGATTAGCAACAGCGAGATACCATGGCTAGTTGGCGCTTTTAATGTAGCCAATGGACTTTCCGTTATCGTCTCGGGGTCGTTGATGGATCTTACTCCTCCCAAGAGTCTCATGGTGGGTGCCTTTGCATGGCTGACGATCTGGAATGTCATTGGGGTCTTTTCGATCCGGCCAAAGACAATGGTTCTGTTTTTCATCGTGCGTGCCATGCAGGGTCTTGCCGTTGGTGTTTTGGTTTCTGGGTCGATGAGTATCCTTGGAAGGGTGTATAAGCCTGGGCTGCGCAAGAATCGTGTGTTTTCTGCCATGGCAGCCACGGCACCTTTGGGTTTTTGGTTGGGGGCTATCCAGGGTGGTGCTCTGCAGGCACACCTGAAGTGGATTTTCGCTTCGAATGCCATGTTATCTGCACTTTGTTGTGTGGCTGCGGTCTTCACTATCCCTCCATTGCGGCCCGTGGCGGATATGGTAGGGGAAGAGGCCCCGACAATCTGGCAGTTTGACCTGTTGGGCGCAGTGGTTGCGATTCCAGGATGTATCTGTCTTCTCTTTGGTCTCACCCAGGGATCAGTCACGAAATGGTCCCCGTACACATATGCCCTGGTGATCGTGGGCATTTGCCTTCTAGTCCTATTTTTCTTCGTTATTGAGCGCCGCGCTACTCGTCCGCTTATCCCTCACTGTCTATGGCGCATTCGAGGGTTCACACCACTCATGCTGGCGTATTTCCTTGGTTTTGGCTCCTATGTCGGTGCATGGCAGTTCTACGCTGTGCAGTTCTGGCTGCACATCCAACGCACCACACCGCTCATCACAGCCCTCTATCTACTCCCCAATGCCATCATGGGTGTCCTCGCCACTTGGGTGGTAAGCAAGACGCTGCACCGCATCCCCGGGCACTATATCTACGCAGCGTCCATGCTAGCCTTTGCCCTCGGCCCGATATTCTTTCTCCCGCAGAAGTCAGAGACGACGTACTGGGCGCTGTCATTCCCGGGTGTACTATTGGTGACTTTCGGCCCGGATTCTGCATTTGCAGCTGCATCGATCTTCATCACTAGTAATGTGCTGCGGTCATATCAGGGTAGCGCGGGTAGCTTGCTAGTTACAGTCCAGAACCTGTCGTCTGCTATCATGACCAGTGTGGCGGATGCGGTGGGGACGAGTGTTAATATGGAGACGTCTGGGGAGATTGGGCTCAAGGGGCTGCGTGCTATTTGGTGGTTTGGTCTTGCGGCGGAGATTGTGGGTGGGTTGATTACTATTGCGTTTGTGAGGATTCCaagagaggaggagaaggagcatGTTACCTAG
- a CDS encoding fungal specific transcription factor domain-containing protein (COG:S;~EggNog:ENOG410PQHJ;~InterPro:IPR007219;~PFAM:PF04082;~go_function: GO:0003677 - DNA binding [Evidence IEA];~go_function: GO:0008270 - zinc ion binding [Evidence IEA];~go_process: GO:0006351 - transcription, DNA-templated [Evidence IEA]) translates to MFPYGDQSPPLRHAGIADHLAKRAQLSPSALEDFTEPEPIVEHLLDLFWTYQASHVLVVDRHIFLRHRRLARESDGIGDRKFYTPCLLYSILALASLISTDKGVRRYSTPPEGIAGDWFNQRARILFEAEMEVPTVTTVQAAILIGSRYGTFVDSSLGWTFSGIAFRMATKLGLQLDCSRVVAMGEMSEEEAQNRSVTFWGSYVEDRLFSAYRQRPMMLMDWDITIARPRAQAQANPHMSPNYLPFTVLLNRLCGETLLGLYGQRHYNSQNGGLNKIASNIHRQLCEWQQNLPTDLSWPAIGSMAPTAPSVLVLHMHFYYNLILLHRPFLEFSKVLREISQGPNALTTSTTTCAIAAANIVRLVHDYREHYNIRQISPNAVHITFIAATIHLINFRLTNTDSHDHLLHGCVIALSELQDSYPMARRALEILHTLIDRFGPLDSGQPGQDASIANQNPQSEKCSRGTPSPTVTNNQQTDSLLPSYPWALDSLLDDWSEPLEVPSLMDFDCLPGTSGAMEETIQDYERFAPNAQSSGSAPIAGFNDPGFPLLGMDLDISGVLEMENRGLFDVFYGRTYGLG, encoded by the exons ATGTTCCCATATGGTGACCAATCACCGCCACTACGACATGCAGGAATCGCAGATCATCTAGCAAAAAGAGCACAGCTGTCTCCCTCAGCGTTGGAAGACTTCACAGAGCCAGAGCCGATTGTCGAGCATCTTTTAGACTTGTTCTGGACGTACCAGGCGTCACATGTCCTTGTCGTTGACCGTCACATATTTCTGCGCCATCGCAGACTTGCGCGGGAAAGTGATGGGATCGGGGACCGGAAGTTTTATACCCCATGTTTACTTTATTCCATATTGGCCTTGGCGTCCTTGATCAGTACAGATAAAGGTGTTAGGCGATACTCGACACCGCCAGAAGGCATTGCTGGAGATTGGTTCAACCAGCGAGCAAGGATCTTGTTCGAGGCGGAAATGGAAGTGCCCACGGTAACAACGGTCCAGGCGGCCATCCTTATAGGCTCTCGATATGGCACCTTTGTGGACAGTTCTCTTGGGTGGACCTTTAGTG GGATTGCTTTCCGCATGGCCACCAAGTTGGGTCTTCAGCTCGACTGCTCCAGGGTGGTTGCTATGGGAGAAATGTCGGAGGAGGAAGCACAAAATCGATCAGTGACATTTTGGGGTTCATACGTGGAAGATAG ACTTTTCAGTGCGTATCGCCAACGACCCATGATGCTGATGGACTGGGATATCACCATTGCACGGCCCAGAGCTCAAGCTCAGGCAAATCCGCACATGTCACCTAATTATCTACCTTTCACCGTTTTACTGAACAGGCTATGCGGAGAAACCCTCCTAGGCCTCTATGGGCAACGACACTACAACAGCCAGAATGGCGGACTGAACAAGATTGCGTCAAACATACACAGGCAACTCTGTGAATGGCAACAGAATCTTCCGACTGATCTTTCATGGCCTGCCATTGGGAGCATGGCTCCGACAGCACCTTCCGTGCTGGTATTGCA CATGCATTTTTACTACAATCTAATTCTCCTCCACCGCCCATTCCTCGAATTCTCAAAAGTCCTACGCGAGATCTCACAAGGTCCAAACGCCCTCACCACCTCAACAACAACCTGTGCAATTGCAGCAGCTAATATCGTCCGACTCGTCCACGACTATCGCGAGCACTACAACATAAGACAGATATCCCCCAATGCCGTCCACATCACGTTCATCGCGGCTACAATCCACCTCATTAACTTCCGTTTGACAAATACTGATTCGCACGACCATTTGTTACATGGCTGCGTCATCGCACTTTCGGAGCTGCAGGACTCGTATCCTATGGCGCGGAGGGCCCTTGAGATCCTTCACACACTCATAGATCGTTTTGGGCCGTTGGATAGCGGCCAGCCCGGGCAAGATGCATCTATTGCCAATCAAAATCCACAAAGCGAGAAATGTAGCAGAGGTACTCCTTCACCAACAGTGACAAACAACCAGCAAACAGATTCCCTGCTCCCTTCGTACCCCTGGGCATTGGATTCCCTCCTAGATGACTGGAGTGAGCCCCTCGAGGTCCCATCGCTGATGGACTTCGATTGCCTCCCTGGTACCAGCGGGGCGATGGAAGAGACTATTCAGGATTACGAAAGGTTTGCACCAAATGCTCAGTCTAGTGGCAGTGCACCCATAGCCGGGTTCAATGACCCTGGCTTTCCGCTATTAGGCATGGACCTGGATATCAGTGGAGTCCTTGAGATGGAGAATCGGGGCTTGTTCGATGTATTTTATGGAAGGACATATGGATTGGGCTAG
- a CDS encoding NUDIX hydrolase (BUSCO:EOG09265BJ3;~COG:T;~EggNog:ENOG410PPGG;~InterPro:IPR015797,IPR000086;~PFAM:PF00293;~go_function: GO:0016787 - hydrolase activity [Evidence IEA]) — protein sequence MIMAPARSMESRTGRVNQRYGSKGERLVAGMVPLSTDKTKVLMIQSSGPGGWVLPKGGWETDEDSAAQAALREAWEEAGVICTVSKDLGLISDMRPSTLLTANAPKASYQFFEATVDREEEEWPEMHKRARRWVGYAEAAQALACRPEILEALNRSSMIR from the exons ATGATCATGGCTCCCGCTCGTTCCATGGAGTCACGTACAGGCCGGGTCAATCAAC GGTACGGATCCAAAGGCGAACGCCTCGTGGCCGGCATGGTCCCTTTATCGACAGATAAAACAAAAGTCCTGATGATCCAGTCATCAGGCCCTGGAGGTTGGGTGCTTCCCAAAGGTGGTTGGGAAACGGACGAAGACAGTGCCGCACAGGCGGCGCTTCGGGAGGCCTGGGAAGAGGCCGGTGTGATCTGTACCGTCTCAAAAGATCTGGGCCTCATCTCAGACATGCGTCCTTCCACATTGTTGACCGCCAATGCCCCAAAGGCATCATATCAGTTTTTCGAGGCCACTGTCGAccgggaagaggaggagtgGCCGGAGATGCATAAGCGTGCTCGGAGATGGGTTGGCTATGCGGAAGCCGCCCAAGCTCTCGCATGTCGACCAGAGATTCTAGAGGCATTAAATCGCAGTTCCATGATTCGGTAG